A genomic stretch from Candidatus Acidiferrales bacterium includes:
- the rlmB gene encoding 23S rRNA (guanosine(2251)-2'-O)-methyltransferase RlmB produces the protein MSEENIIGRNAVAEALKSEMNISKIYVLYSAHGGSLNEIYALAKRQSIPIARVDSKQFAELTSNLSRDQSAQGIVATVSKIKYETLQSLIDAASDKEYPFLLVLDRVQDPQNFGAILRSAAFFNVDGVIISKDQQAPLNETAIKASAGSAFHLKIARETNLHQTIMELKKSGYWIATSAVKAPLSIIEMDARVPLSVIIGNEGSGVRRILRDKSDITFSIPQLGKIDSLNVSAAAGIICYEISRQKGTLSRKDMIGT, from the coding sequence ATGAGTGAAGAAAATATTATCGGCCGCAACGCCGTCGCTGAAGCTCTCAAAAGCGAGATGAACATTTCGAAAATCTATGTCCTCTATTCAGCGCATGGCGGAAGTCTGAACGAGATTTATGCCCTTGCAAAACGTCAATCCATTCCTATCGCCCGCGTCGATTCAAAGCAATTCGCTGAGCTTACTTCAAATTTATCTCGAGACCAATCCGCGCAGGGAATCGTCGCCACTGTAAGCAAAATAAAATACGAGACGCTCCAATCACTGATTGATGCAGCGTCTGATAAGGAGTATCCTTTTCTGCTTGTCCTTGACCGCGTGCAGGATCCGCAAAACTTTGGAGCGATTCTACGTTCAGCAGCGTTCTTTAACGTGGATGGAGTTATCATATCAAAAGATCAGCAAGCACCCCTGAACGAAACGGCAATTAAAGCCTCAGCCGGCAGCGCATTCCATCTTAAGATCGCCCGTGAAACGAACCTGCATCAAACAATCATGGAGCTGAAGAAATCGGGCTACTGGATTGCGACGAGCGCCGTTAAAGCTCCGCTTTCAATTATTGAAATGGATGCACGTGTTCCGCTCTCCGTTATAATCGGAAACGAAGGGAGCGGTGTCAGGAGGATTTTGCGCGACAAGTCAGATATAACCTTTTCTATTCCGCAATTGGGAAAAATAGATTCATTAAATGTATCGGCGGCAGCCGGAATCATCTGTTATGAAATTTCACGTCAAAAAGGGACGCTGTCCCGGAAGGATATGATAGGGACATGA
- a CDS encoding glutaredoxin family protein, whose translation MKVLLYKKENCKLCEDAESVLEKLKKEKKFFLERITLELNTDLFERFGEKVPVVFINDKMVFEFKLDEAAFLRKLAEFE comes from the coding sequence ATGAAGGTACTTTTGTACAAAAAGGAAAACTGTAAGCTATGTGAAGATGCTGAGTCGGTTCTTGAAAAATTAAAGAAGGAGAAAAAATTTTTCCTTGAAAGAATTACGCTCGAACTAAATACGGATTTATTTGAAAGATTCGGCGAAAAGGTCCCGGTGGTCTTCATCAACGACAAGATGGTTTTTGAGTTTAAGCTTGACGAGGCAGCCTTTCTGAGAAAGCTTGCAGAGTTCGAGTAA
- a CDS encoding prolipoprotein diacylglyceryl transferase: MLSKILSDTVAPVLFKIGPFNVYSFGLMMGIGFLAANYVLVQEFTRKGLSPNFANELTIIAVIFGIAGSKLLSLIEDWGSFLADPIGMTFSPGGLTWYGGFILAALIISWDIRRKHYKFLSVADAFGPALILGYGVARIGCHLSGDGDYGMPTHLPWGVDYARGILPPSEAFRDFPNIAAKFPGGIVPDHTLLHPTPIYEFFACTIIFLFLWKIRKTIKPDGKIFMLYLILAGLERLLVEFIRLNPRLLFGLSEAQLVSIPLILIGMGGFVYLSRISGAIKK; encoded by the coding sequence ATGCTGAGTAAGATTTTGAGCGACACGGTGGCGCCGGTCTTATTCAAGATCGGTCCCTTTAACGTGTATAGTTTCGGCTTGATGATGGGAATCGGCTTTCTCGCAGCAAATTATGTCCTCGTGCAAGAATTTACCCGTAAGGGACTCAGCCCGAACTTTGCCAATGAGCTGACGATTATCGCCGTCATATTCGGTATAGCCGGATCCAAGCTGCTTTCGTTGATAGAAGACTGGGGAAGTTTCTTAGCCGATCCTATCGGGATGACTTTTTCTCCAGGCGGGCTGACATGGTATGGAGGTTTTATTCTCGCGGCATTGATTATTTCGTGGGACATCAGAAGGAAACACTACAAGTTCCTGTCGGTAGCGGACGCTTTCGGACCGGCGTTGATTCTCGGATATGGAGTAGCGAGGATCGGATGTCATTTGTCAGGCGACGGAGATTATGGCATGCCGACTCACCTTCCGTGGGGGGTGGATTATGCCAGAGGCATTCTGCCGCCGTCAGAGGCGTTTAGAGATTTCCCGAATATTGCCGCCAAGTTTCCCGGTGGAATTGTGCCGGATCATACTCTTCTTCATCCGACTCCGATTTACGAGTTTTTCGCATGTACGATAATATTTCTTTTTCTGTGGAAAATTCGAAAGACGATTAAACCCGACGGTAAAATCTTCATGCTTTATCTCATTCTTGCGGGACTCGAAAGGCTTCTCGTAGAGTTTATCAGACTGAATCCGCGGCTTCTCTTCGGCTTAAGTGAAGCGCAGCTGGTCTCCATTCCGTTGATTTTGATCGGAATGGGAGGATTTGTTTATTTGTCCCGCATATCCGGAGCAATAAAGAAGTGA
- a CDS encoding PTS sugar transporter subunit IIA codes for MKISDILQDEFVSTKLPGKSKDDVLNALIDLLRSSKKIKDLEKVREAIFEREKIMSTGVGKGFAIPHGKTDAVTDIVAAFAVTGEPVDFQSLDGEPVRLLFLLIGRDNMVGPHIKLLSRISRLMNKDEFRKKLIAAKTPAEIVQSFKEEEMSYFDI; via the coding sequence ATGAAAATCAGCGATATACTTCAAGATGAGTTTGTATCTACAAAATTGCCTGGCAAATCGAAAGATGACGTGCTCAACGCATTGATAGACTTGCTCAGGAGCTCAAAGAAAATTAAGGATTTGGAAAAAGTCCGCGAGGCAATTTTTGAGCGCGAGAAAATCATGTCGACCGGGGTTGGAAAGGGTTTTGCAATTCCTCACGGAAAAACAGACGCAGTCACGGACATCGTTGCGGCTTTTGCCGTAACCGGCGAGCCGGTTGACTTTCAATCGCTCGATGGTGAACCCGTCAGGTTGTTATTTCTGTTGATTGGAAGAGACAACATGGTAGGCCCCCATATAAAACTCCTGAGCAGAATTTCACGGTTGATGAACAAAGATGAGTTCAGAAAAAAGTTGATAGCGGCAAAGACCCCTGCCGAAATAGTACAGTCTTTCAAAGAAGAAGAAATGAGCTACTTCGATATTTAA
- a CDS encoding sugar phosphate nucleotidyltransferase, producing the protein MLKAVIMAGGFGTRLRPLTCRIPKPMVPIMNRPMIEHIVRLLVNHGIRDIVVLIFYYPNVIKNFLQDGSQYGASIQYVKAEADYGTAGSVRNAYELIKGSRVLVISGDVLTDFDLTRAIEFHESKRSKATLVLTRVNDPLQFGLVITDESGKIVRFLEKPTWGEVFSDTVNTGIYVIEPEVLEMVPYHEDYDFSKELFPSMLKQRMPLYGYAAEGYWRDIGNLNEYIEAQLDCLEQKVHVSCGGKRFDFNGARVIAPEEFQLPQSLNVRGTVVIGDNVTIGEEVELEDTIIGNNCTVDSYSNISRSILWDNVLVGARSKIAGDVIASGTIIGEQVEIEENVFISDDCIIGKKANIKPNVKLWPKKVVDAGATLSRSLIWEDKWLSAIFTDARVTGTSNIEMNPEFAAKLGAAFGSLLGGGKYVVCSRDSHTISRMINRSLIVGLMSAGTNIYDLRSTPIPIVRHELRSGKAAGGIHVRKSPFDPDLTDIIFLDSDGRDLSTSKVRAVERLFFGEEFARAPHDEVGDIFFPERTNESYRQDFIRSLDIDAIRSQKFNIVIDYSHGVASTLFPMIVGSLSTRVVALNAYLDPKQLTKTPRQLENDLNQLSGIVKSLNYNFGFMFDAGAEKIFVINELGKFVDEDRLLSLVTKLFALAEPQLKRIAVPFSASREIDLVAAEHGLNVTRTKATHQALMNAAYEGTYDFVGGTKGGFIFPQFLFASDAMFSVAKILEMTAKTGITLSELEQVVPRLHMVKKNLDCPWSEKGTIMRKLIEFTKHEKRETVDGIKVHYDDGTWVHLLPDKERALFHINAESENKEMAQSAVDRFESKIVEWLSDWAGGKSERANN; encoded by the coding sequence ATGCTGAAGGCCGTGATTATGGCCGGGGGATTTGGTACGCGACTTCGTCCTCTTACTTGCAGAATTCCGAAACCTATGGTCCCGATCATGAACAGACCGATGATCGAGCATATCGTCCGTCTCCTCGTAAATCACGGCATCCGCGACATAGTGGTCCTTATTTTCTATTATCCCAACGTAATTAAGAATTTCCTGCAAGACGGCAGCCAGTACGGAGCTTCAATACAATATGTCAAGGCAGAGGCGGACTATGGCACGGCAGGAAGCGTACGCAACGCATATGAACTCATAAAGGGCTCCCGCGTTCTGGTCATAAGCGGCGACGTACTGACCGATTTTGATTTGACGAGAGCAATAGAGTTTCATGAGTCAAAGAGGTCCAAGGCGACGCTTGTTCTCACTCGCGTAAATGATCCCTTACAGTTCGGACTTGTGATTACCGATGAGAGCGGAAAGATCGTAAGATTTCTTGAGAAGCCAACCTGGGGCGAGGTATTCAGCGACACGGTTAACACAGGAATTTACGTCATCGAACCGGAAGTATTGGAAATGGTTCCATACCATGAAGACTATGATTTCAGCAAAGAACTCTTTCCGTCGATGCTCAAACAAAGGATGCCGCTATATGGATATGCCGCAGAAGGTTATTGGAGGGACATAGGAAACCTCAACGAATACATCGAAGCCCAATTGGATTGCCTTGAGCAAAAGGTCCACGTGAGCTGCGGCGGAAAAAGATTCGACTTCAACGGAGCGAGGGTGATTGCACCTGAAGAGTTTCAGCTCCCGCAGAGCCTTAACGTGCGCGGCACAGTGGTTATCGGCGACAACGTGACCATCGGCGAAGAAGTAGAGCTTGAGGACACCATCATCGGAAATAATTGTACGGTCGATTCATATTCAAATATCAGTCGCAGTATTCTCTGGGATAATGTATTGGTCGGTGCCCGATCCAAAATAGCGGGCGACGTAATAGCAAGCGGGACCATCATCGGCGAACAGGTTGAAATTGAAGAAAATGTTTTCATAAGCGACGACTGTATAATCGGGAAGAAAGCAAACATAAAACCCAACGTAAAACTTTGGCCGAAGAAAGTCGTCGACGCCGGTGCGACTCTCTCCCGGAGTTTAATCTGGGAGGATAAGTGGTTATCTGCGATTTTTACGGACGCGCGCGTGACCGGCACATCGAACATCGAGATGAATCCTGAGTTTGCTGCGAAACTCGGTGCGGCATTCGGTTCCCTTCTTGGCGGCGGGAAGTACGTCGTATGCAGCAGGGACTCTCACACCATCAGCAGAATGATCAATCGATCGCTGATTGTCGGGTTGATGTCGGCCGGCACAAACATCTACGATCTGAGGAGTACGCCGATACCGATTGTTCGTCACGAGCTTCGCAGCGGAAAGGCGGCTGGCGGCATCCACGTCAGGAAAAGCCCGTTCGATCCTGACCTGACAGACATAATTTTCCTTGATTCGGATGGGAGAGATTTGTCGACCAGCAAAGTGCGCGCGGTCGAAAGACTTTTTTTCGGAGAGGAATTCGCGAGAGCACCTCACGACGAGGTCGGCGACATTTTTTTTCCTGAAAGGACAAATGAAAGTTACCGCCAGGATTTCATCAGATCGCTGGATATTGATGCCATAAGATCCCAGAAGTTCAACATAGTCATCGACTACTCGCACGGAGTCGCTTCGACACTATTCCCGATGATAGTTGGCTCGCTGAGCACAAGAGTGGTGGCACTGAATGCCTATCTCGATCCTAAGCAGCTTACAAAAACTCCCAGGCAATTGGAAAATGATCTGAACCAATTGAGCGGGATCGTCAAGTCGCTCAATTACAATTTCGGATTCATGTTCGATGCGGGAGCGGAAAAAATTTTCGTGATTAACGAACTCGGCAAATTCGTGGATGAAGATAGACTTCTTTCCCTGGTCACTAAACTATTTGCGTTAGCCGAACCTCAGCTGAAGCGAATCGCCGTTCCCTTTTCCGCCTCGAGGGAAATCGATCTCGTCGCTGCCGAACACGGGCTTAACGTAACCAGAACAAAGGCAACCCACCAGGCGTTAATGAATGCCGCTTATGAAGGCACCTATGACTTTGTCGGCGGCACAAAAGGCGGCTTTATTTTTCCTCAATTCTTGTTCGCAAGCGACGCAATGTTTTCCGTTGCAAAAATTCTGGAGATGACGGCAAAGACAGGGATAACACTGTCCGAACTGGAACAGGTTGTCCCGCGGCTTCACATGGTGAAAAAAAATCTCGACTGCCCGTGGAGTGAAAAGGGAACCATAATGAGGAAGCTCATAGAATTCACGAAACATGAAAAACGTGAAACTGTCGACGGAATCAAAGTCCATTATGACGACGGCACGTGGGTTCATTTGCTCCCCGACAAGGAACGAGCCTTATTTCACATTAACGCCGAGTCGGAAAACAAGGAGATGGCACAGTCTGCAGTAGACCGTTTCGAGTCGAAAATTGTCGAATGGCTCTCTGACTGGGCTGGCGGCAAATCCGAACGAGCGAATAATTGA
- the pyrR gene encoding bifunctional pyr operon transcriptional regulator/uracil phosphoribosyltransferase PyrR, protein MRVKSKIADVQQMGRSITRLAHEIIEHNKGAANLCVIGIKTRGDFLAKRIADKISEIEKVKVPLGTLDITLYRDDVRQKLKLPELKRTEVHFDITDKNVILVDDVLFTGRTIRSALDALIDIGRPTTIQLAVLVDRGHRELPISADYVGKNQPTAIKESIVVHLSEIDGTDEILLTEDEDGTGN, encoded by the coding sequence ATGAGAGTCAAATCTAAGATCGCGGACGTGCAGCAAATGGGCCGGTCCATCACGCGGCTCGCGCACGAAATAATCGAACACAACAAGGGAGCGGCAAACTTGTGCGTCATCGGCATAAAGACGCGCGGCGATTTTCTTGCCAAAAGAATTGCCGACAAAATCTCGGAAATAGAGAAAGTCAAGGTGCCTCTTGGAACGCTTGACATTACACTCTACCGGGATGACGTCCGGCAAAAGTTGAAACTTCCGGAGCTGAAAAGGACGGAAGTCCACTTCGACATAACCGACAAAAACGTCATTCTGGTGGACGATGTTCTGTTTACAGGAAGAACAATTCGGTCCGCGCTCGATGCACTAATCGATATCGGAAGGCCGACCACGATACAGCTTGCCGTTCTTGTGGATCGCGGTCACAGGGAATTGCCGATCAGCGCGGATTATGTCGGGAAAAATCAACCCACGGCGATCAAAGAGTCTATAGTGGTCCACCTTTCGGAAATCGACGGAACCGACGAAATACTACTGACGGAGGATGAAGATGGCACAGGGAATTAA
- a CDS encoding aspartate carbamoyltransferase catalytic subunit: protein MAQGIKNLLGLRDLSREEILEILDTARSFREVLERPIKKVPTLQGTTVVNLFFESSTRTRISFELAERRLSADVVNFAASGSSVSKGETLKDTARNIEAMKTDVVVVRHSSTGAPHFLSRLLKSPVINAGDGINEHPTQGLLDMFTMLEKFGDLKGLRVCIVGDIQHSRVARSNIFGLTKLGAEVAVCGPKTLIPNYLEQFCVKTFYDIDEAIAWADVLNVLRIQLEREAGGDFPSIREYRLYWGINRARLERAKKSVVVMHPGPINRGVELDADVADGKASLILDQVTNGVAVRMAVLYLTGVRSS, encoded by the coding sequence ATGGCACAGGGAATTAAAAACCTGCTGGGACTGCGGGATCTCTCACGGGAAGAGATATTGGAGATACTCGATACTGCCCGGAGTTTTCGAGAGGTACTGGAGAGGCCGATAAAAAAGGTTCCAACTTTGCAGGGAACAACGGTCGTGAATTTGTTTTTTGAAAGTTCCACACGGACGAGGATTTCATTTGAGCTTGCGGAACGGAGGTTGAGCGCAGATGTCGTTAACTTCGCAGCAAGCGGCAGCAGCGTCTCCAAAGGCGAAACGTTGAAGGACACCGCAAGGAACATCGAAGCGATGAAAACAGACGTGGTTGTAGTCAGGCATTCATCGACCGGTGCCCCTCACTTTCTCTCGCGTCTATTGAAATCTCCGGTCATCAATGCCGGAGACGGAATCAACGAACATCCTACTCAAGGGCTTCTTGACATGTTCACCATGCTGGAAAAATTCGGAGACTTGAAGGGGCTCCGTGTCTGCATCGTAGGCGACATCCAGCACAGCAGAGTGGCGCGGTCAAATATTTTCGGTTTGACAAAATTGGGAGCGGAAGTCGCGGTGTGCGGACCCAAAACGCTCATCCCGAACTATCTGGAGCAATTTTGCGTGAAGACCTTCTATGATATCGATGAAGCAATAGCCTGGGCAGACGTCTTGAATGTTTTGAGGATCCAGCTTGAAAGAGAAGCCGGCGGAGATTTTCCTTCCATCAGAGAGTACAGACTATACTGGGGGATTAACCGCGCGAGATTGGAGAGGGCAAAAAAGTCGGTCGTGGTAATGCACCCCGGCCCGATCAACCGCGGGGTTGAACTCGATGCGGACGTTGCCGATGGAAAAGCATCCTTGATTCTCGATCAGGTGACAAACGGAGTGGCCGTGAGAATGGCAGTTTTATATTTAACCGGAGTCAGAAGCTCATGA
- a CDS encoding dihydroorotase, producing MKIFLRNARVVDPSGKHDGMFDIFIVDGFIQEIGGSLGGNPVNHEINLRGKFVVPGLFDMHTHLREPGQEYKEDISSGIAAAANGGFTGIAAMPNTDPVVDSAEVVKYVHDRAQQSGLVTVYQIAAITEARKGERLSEMKDLAEAGAIAFSDDGSAVTNSHLMRLALEYSSMLNKPIIQHCEDHDLTKSGSTNESPETIKYGLKTQHRVSEELILSRDIKLLGAFSGRYHATHISTAESTACISDAKKRGLSVTCDVTPHHLFLDDSLLSTYDSDYKVNPPLRTKKDNEALIAALKDGTIDAIASDHAPHAIHEKEVEFDAAPFGMIGLETTVGAVMTRLYHERVLSLRQIVDLLSVNPRKILGLQVPTFELGAKADISIIDPDCEWVVNPEEFKSKSRNTGFKGWKFKGSAVGIINGDKFYFSERLK from the coding sequence ATGAAAATTTTCCTTAGAAATGCGAGGGTCGTCGATCCGTCAGGCAAGCATGACGGCATGTTCGACATATTCATTGTCGATGGATTCATACAGGAGATCGGAGGTTCGCTTGGGGGAAACCCTGTGAACCACGAGATAAATCTGCGAGGCAAATTTGTCGTACCGGGATTGTTTGACATGCATACCCATCTGAGAGAACCGGGACAGGAATATAAAGAGGACATTTCATCGGGAATAGCGGCAGCAGCGAACGGAGGCTTCACCGGAATAGCCGCGATGCCGAACACGGATCCGGTTGTGGATTCTGCGGAAGTCGTTAAATATGTTCATGACCGTGCGCAGCAGTCGGGCTTAGTGACGGTCTATCAAATTGCCGCTATCACGGAAGCAAGAAAAGGCGAACGTCTGTCGGAAATGAAGGACCTCGCTGAGGCAGGTGCGATTGCGTTCAGTGATGATGGTTCGGCGGTAACGAATTCACATTTGATGAGACTGGCACTTGAATACTCTTCAATGTTGAACAAACCTATCATCCAGCATTGCGAAGATCATGATCTTACGAAATCCGGTTCCACAAATGAGAGTCCCGAAACGATCAAATACGGGTTGAAGACCCAGCATCGCGTTTCCGAGGAATTGATTCTAAGCCGCGATATAAAGTTGCTCGGAGCATTCAGCGGGAGATATCACGCTACCCATATATCGACGGCAGAGTCAACAGCTTGTATATCCGATGCAAAAAAGCGCGGTCTGTCCGTGACCTGCGATGTCACTCCTCACCATCTTTTCTTGGACGATAGCTTGTTGTCCACATACGATTCGGATTATAAGGTAAATCCGCCGCTTCGGACCAAGAAAGACAACGAGGCGCTGATCGCCGCATTGAAAGATGGAACGATCGATGCGATCGCAAGCGATCATGCGCCTCATGCGATACATGAAAAAGAAGTGGAGTTCGACGCAGCTCCATTCGGAATGATCGGACTTGAGACGACTGTCGGAGCCGTGATGACGAGACTTTATCATGAGAGAGTTTTATCCTTGCGGCAGATTGTCGATTTACTGTCGGTAAATCCGCGGAAAATACTCGGGCTGCAAGTTCCCACGTTTGAACTTGGTGCCAAAGCGGATATTTCAATAATCGATCCGGATTGTGAATGGGTGGTGAACCCCGAAGAATTCAAATCGAAAAGCAGAAACACGGGATTCAAAGGATGGAAATTCAAAGGAAGCGCAGTTGGAATCATAAACGGAGATAAGTTCTATTTTTCCGAAAGGCTGAAGTAG
- the aat gene encoding leucyl/phenylalanyl-tRNA--protein transferase, producing the protein MISPNILLGAYSMGYFPMADDDGKISWYSPDPRTIIPLENFNIPRSTKQLINKQIFKIGIDTNFESVIKGCANREETWISDEIIESYMELHRLGFAHSIESIDGSEIAGGLYGVALGTAFFGESMFSLKSGASKVALAFLITHLSENGFSLLDTQYATPHLETFGAIEIPKKKYIQMLHKAVAKKTNFGR; encoded by the coding sequence ATGATCTCCCCGAACATTTTGCTCGGTGCGTATTCGATGGGATATTTTCCAATGGCGGACGACGACGGGAAAATATCATGGTACTCGCCCGACCCACGCACTATCATACCACTCGAGAATTTCAACATACCTCGGTCGACAAAGCAACTGATCAACAAGCAGATCTTCAAAATTGGCATCGACACAAATTTCGAATCGGTGATTAAAGGCTGCGCCAACCGGGAGGAAACATGGATCAGCGATGAAATAATTGAAAGCTACATGGAGCTGCACCGGCTCGGTTTCGCGCACAGCATTGAGAGTATCGATGGCAGCGAGATAGCGGGTGGACTTTACGGAGTCGCACTCGGGACGGCGTTCTTCGGCGAATCTATGTTCAGTCTGAAGAGCGGAGCTTCAAAGGTTGCGCTGGCCTTCCTAATCACGCATCTTTCGGAAAATGGTTTCAGTCTCCTCGACACTCAATACGCCACTCCTCATCTGGAAACGTTCGGCGCAATTGAAATCCCAAAGAAAAAATATATTCAAATGCTCCACAAGGCGGTCGCTAAAAAGACAAATTTCGGCCGCTGA
- a CDS encoding Nif3-like dinuclear metal center hexameric protein, translating into MKLHELVKRIGDDLPIELVSDQDNVGLIVGNYDDECERMTLAYELNCGVLDEALKSHSNLVVTYHTPLFRPKSSFTSSVSKPDPLFEAARKSINVFAIHSALDVIKEGLNFDLAARLGLNKIKFLSPMKSMLFKIVVFVPASHSDKVREAMAKAGAGRIGNYYDCSFVAEGKGSFVPTADALPYVGQTGRFERVDEHRLEMIVEKSLVGPAVNEMLKVHPYEEPAYDIYPLMNNSAEYGFGAIGELDEPVPLRGFLSHVKKIIGTDFIKVSHSPDVNVKKVAVSVGSGVSFYKEAVHCGADIFVTGDVKHHDFREAQSHGPVLADATHQGTERFLPDVMFKVLKKTFSDSVAIEISEFKTINAITI; encoded by the coding sequence ATGAAGCTTCACGAATTGGTCAAGAGAATTGGTGATGATCTTCCGATTGAATTGGTGTCAGATCAGGACAATGTCGGATTGATAGTAGGAAATTATGATGATGAATGTGAGAGGATGACGTTAGCTTACGAATTGAACTGCGGCGTTCTTGATGAAGCGTTGAAGAGTCATTCTAACTTGGTGGTGACATATCACACTCCTCTTTTCCGGCCTAAAAGCTCTTTCACTTCGTCCGTTTCGAAACCTGACCCACTTTTTGAGGCTGCGCGCAAAAGTATAAACGTGTTTGCAATTCATTCGGCGCTCGACGTGATTAAAGAAGGTTTGAATTTCGACCTAGCGGCTCGACTCGGTTTGAACAAGATCAAGTTTCTATCGCCAATGAAGAGCATGCTTTTCAAGATTGTCGTATTTGTGCCGGCATCTCATTCGGACAAAGTGAGGGAAGCAATGGCGAAAGCAGGCGCAGGGAGAATTGGGAATTATTATGATTGCTCATTCGTAGCAGAGGGGAAAGGAAGTTTTGTCCCGACAGCAGATGCCTTGCCGTATGTCGGACAAACAGGCAGGTTTGAGCGGGTCGATGAGCATCGGCTTGAGATGATTGTGGAGAAATCTCTCGTTGGGCCGGCGGTGAACGAAATGCTGAAGGTGCATCCGTATGAAGAGCCGGCCTACGACATCTATCCACTTATGAATAATTCCGCGGAGTATGGATTCGGGGCGATCGGTGAACTCGATGAACCTGTACCCCTAAGGGGATTCCTTTCCCATGTTAAGAAAATAATTGGAACCGACTTTATAAAAGTGTCCCATTCCCCGGATGTAAATGTAAAGAAGGTCGCTGTATCTGTTGGTTCAGGCGTTTCATTTTATAAAGAAGCTGTGCATTGTGGTGCGGACATTTTTGTTACCGGAGACGTTAAGCACCATGATTTTCGAGAAGCGCAAAGTCATGGTCCTGTTTTGGCGGACGCGACGCATCAAGGCACTGAAAGGTTTTTACCTGATGTGATGTTCAAGGTCTTGAAAAAAACGTTTTCCGATTCAGTGGCGATTGAGATAAGCGAGTTCAAAACAATAAATGCAATTACAATTTAA
- a CDS encoding C4-type zinc ribbon domain-containing protein, with protein MAVKDKLKALFQLQQVDLKLDGLLEERGDLPAEVDELEKKITDLKTQIKENDEFLRKAVVRKKEIEKELDELRKRIDKYTDMRVKVKTNREYDALSKQIDNSKEKVQGLHKELEDIQSKETTSSRDVEKLKKEYEGEEEAYSSKKVELEELVSLTHDEEKRYIKEREKHVQKIDRQSFARYEMIRKATKGKAIVPVVRRNACGGCYNVLPPQRLLDLRQMERIFTCDHCGRILVPNEIVEETAREL; from the coding sequence GTGGCTGTCAAGGATAAACTGAAAGCGTTGTTTCAACTTCAGCAAGTCGATTTGAAATTAGACGGATTATTAGAAGAGCGCGGAGATTTACCGGCTGAAGTGGACGAACTTGAGAAGAAGATCACGGATTTGAAGACGCAGATTAAGGAGAACGATGAATTTTTAAGGAAGGCTGTCGTCAGAAAAAAAGAAATTGAAAAAGAGCTCGATGAACTTAGAAAAAGGATTGACAAATATACCGACATGCGCGTTAAGGTGAAAACTAACCGCGAGTACGATGCACTGAGCAAACAGATCGACAATTCCAAGGAAAAGGTTCAGGGGCTTCATAAAGAACTTGAAGATATACAGTCGAAAGAAACCACGTCGAGCCGGGACGTTGAAAAGCTAAAAAAGGAGTACGAAGGCGAGGAAGAAGCGTATTCTTCGAAGAAAGTTGAGCTTGAAGAGCTTGTATCCCTGACTCATGATGAAGAAAAGCGTTATATTAAAGAGCGAGAAAAGCATGTACAGAAAATCGATCGCCAGAGCTTTGCCCGTTATGAGATGATAAGGAAGGCTACGAAAGGAAAGGCGATTGTGCCGGTGGTGCGCAGGAACGCATGCGGAGGATGCTACAATGTTCTTCCGCCGCAGAGACTTCTTGACCTGCGCCAGATGGAGAGAATATTTACCTGCGACCATTGCGGGAGAATTCTTGTCCCCAACGAAATTGTTGAGGAAACTGCCCGTGAGTTATGA
- a CDS encoding ribonuclease HI family protein — translation MKLIANIDGASFGNPGASGLGIVLYNADGKVVKEHWENIGCGTNNRAEYMALLKSIDLAEELGADELEVRSDSLLVVSQVNGLYKIKNSTIKILAKQVYDKIKAAKMKFKIIHIPRELNKAADKLSKKGASFVKE, via the coding sequence ATGAAGCTGATCGCGAACATCGACGGTGCCTCGTTTGGCAATCCGGGAGCCAGCGGCCTCGGCATAGTGCTGTATAATGCAGACGGGAAAGTTGTAAAAGAACACTGGGAAAATATCGGGTGCGGGACAAACAATCGGGCGGAATACATGGCGCTGCTGAAAAGCATAGACCTTGCGGAGGAACTTGGCGCCGACGAACTTGAAGTGAGATCCGACAGCCTTCTAGTAGTCTCCCAAGTGAACGGGTTGTATAAGATCAAGAACTCGACCATAAAAATTCTTGCGAAACAGGTTTATGACAAGATAAAAGCCGCTAAGATGAAATTTAAAATAATACATATTCCAAGGGAGTTAAATAAAGCTGCGGATAAGTTGTCGAAGAAGGGAGCGAGCTTTGTTAAGGAGTGA